The genome window ATCCAGATACAGCTTTTCCCCCAACTCTTTAACGTTGACTTCAGGCTGTTGCCACAACACCAGCATCGCCAGATACTGAGGATAGGTTAAATCCAAAGGTTCCAGCAGCAGCCGATAACTGCGTACCAGCTTGTGGCTAGCGCTGTACAATGAAAAACACAGCTGCTTTTCCAGTACTAAATAATCTTCGTTGTCTGCACTCATAGCTTTGCCGGACTCAATTGAATTGTGTGCAATATACTTGAGTTTATCTTTAAAATCGAGCCTGTGGATTTAACCAAAAATCAGTTGCCAGAAGCTTGGCTTGCGGTGTTTATGGTATTTTTTTCTCAGTTCATCCATGTTCACCAGTTGTTGTTGTGCACCAGCTAAGTCATTTTTCTCTAGCAACAATTGAGTTTTATCGACCTCAACGGCCAGTTCTTTTAATCCTTGCTGATACAGCTCAGCTTTTTCAGGCTGAAATTTACCTTGCTGCGCTTGTTGCAACTGTCCCTCAAAACTAGCTAAGGCAGCTGTCATTTGCTCAACGGACTGAGCTTCATTCGCTTGCTTAAAACTCAGCGCCATCTGCTTCATGGTTTTTTCCATATCCACATCATTTGCCGACACCGAAGTGCAGACCAACAAACTACTTAGCAGCACAGACATTACAACTTTCATCAGAAATCCTCTTAAAAATTCAGGCCTATTATAAGCAAGTTCAGCCCTTGTGCTGTGCATTTCTGAGCTATGATGCTGCAACTTAAGGTC of Rheinheimera sp. MM224 contains these proteins:
- a CDS encoding cytochrome b562, with protein sequence MKVVMSVLLSSLLVCTSVSANDVDMEKTMKQMALSFKQANEAQSVEQMTAALASFEGQLQQAQQGKFQPEKAELYQQGLKELAVEVDKTQLLLEKNDLAGAQQQLVNMDELRKKYHKHRKPSFWQLIFG